From Sphingopyxis sp. MWB1, a single genomic window includes:
- a CDS encoding GNAT family N-acetyltransferase: MTQTYRIFRNLNEAIDDAGGALDRARQPWMFNRALWFAIAEKHTCDGAALVIKAEAGTSACWLFLDHDRASTHSLSNWYCLRYDIVTDGPSPPFEALVDGLRAAGISHIRLERTGPMEEFLSHLRQRGWLTRREETSVSWRIDTRGQSFSDYWTKRPSRLKNTYRRKAKKGELSCTIHRQITPQIWSHVTDIFDNCWKKPDGTPELTHDFFACEADAGTLRIGLAYREEQPVAVQLWTIEDGVAIIHLLSYREDAKQLSAGTILTHHMFRHALDEEKVAMVDFGYGDHGYKRDWMDERVPLYSVTAYHAFSLSGLWAIGRMVWRKIRRRAPSISTVSGGRE, encoded by the coding sequence ATGACCCAGACATACCGCATTTTCCGGAACTTGAACGAAGCGATCGACGACGCGGGGGGCGCGCTCGACCGGGCGCGGCAGCCGTGGATGTTCAACCGCGCGCTGTGGTTCGCCATTGCGGAAAAACATACATGCGACGGCGCAGCGCTGGTCATCAAGGCCGAAGCGGGAACGTCGGCCTGCTGGCTGTTCCTCGACCATGATAGGGCGTCGACGCATTCGCTGAGCAACTGGTATTGTCTGCGCTATGACATTGTCACCGACGGTCCGAGCCCGCCTTTTGAGGCGCTGGTGGATGGGCTGAGGGCGGCGGGGATCAGCCATATCCGGCTGGAGCGAACGGGACCGATGGAAGAGTTTCTGTCCCATTTGCGGCAGCGCGGCTGGCTGACGCGGCGCGAGGAGACGAGCGTATCCTGGCGGATCGACACGCGCGGCCAGAGCTTTTCCGATTACTGGACCAAGCGGCCTTCGCGCCTGAAAAACACCTATCGGCGTAAGGCGAAGAAAGGTGAGCTCAGCTGCACCATCCACCGACAGATCACGCCGCAAATCTGGTCGCATGTCACCGACATATTCGACAATTGCTGGAAAAAGCCCGACGGAACGCCCGAACTGACCCACGATTTTTTCGCGTGCGAAGCCGATGCGGGGACGCTGCGTATCGGGCTGGCCTATCGAGAGGAACAGCCGGTTGCGGTGCAATTATGGACGATTGAGGATGGGGTGGCGATCATTCACCTGCTGTCCTATCGCGAAGATGCCAAGCAGCTGAGCGCGGGCACGATTTTAACCCACCACATGTTCCGCCATGCCCTGGATGAGGAAAAGGTGGCGATGGTCGATTTCGGCTATGGCGATCATGGCTATAAGCGCGACTGGATGGACGAGCGGGTGCCGCTTTATTCAGTAACCGCCTATCATGCGTTCAGCCTGTCGGGCTTGTGGGCCATCGGCAGGATGGTCTGGCGCAAGATCCGCCGACGGGCGCCCAGCATATCCACGGTGTCCGGCGGGCGCGAATGA
- a CDS encoding carboxylate--amine ligase produces the protein MIADDIGVFLSIARSLGRAAIMVDVATCGEDYPGLASRYVHRVHALPPYLTTPEAWVEALIALVRKEAYRLIIPSSDSSLDLLAVAAARMEGEGEDIAAFAIASPAVRQAFSSKAATRALAEAQGVAICPGRTTTADPAAGAAFDDMALPLIIKPSAPYLIGGREAKASVRMIKDRAALVPTLAEMAGREIVVEEFFDGEGVGLSVLAEEGAIRLAWQHRRLAQSSATGRSSRRVGEPPSPVLQRDVERLCRATRLTGVAMFEFRQNRRSGAHVLLEVNPRFWGSLPLALAAGADFPLMLWRLWTGQGAAADPGSFDYRIRKSSLLAEVDRLSEEGGGVAGALRKGGGTALLLLKALFRPAQFDGWTRDDPAPHRVETARIIGRLKEAILRRLRYIWS, from the coding sequence GTGATTGCCGATGATATCGGCGTTTTCCTGTCCATCGCCCGGTCGCTGGGCCGCGCGGCTATCATGGTCGATGTCGCCACATGCGGAGAGGATTATCCGGGTCTTGCCTCGCGCTATGTCCACAGGGTTCACGCGCTGCCCCCCTATCTGACCACGCCCGAAGCCTGGGTAGAGGCGCTGATCGCGTTGGTTCGGAAAGAGGCCTATCGGTTGATCATTCCGAGCAGCGACAGCAGCCTCGACCTGCTGGCCGTGGCTGCCGCGCGGATGGAAGGCGAAGGCGAAGATATTGCGGCCTTTGCCATCGCGTCACCCGCCGTGCGACAGGCGTTCTCCAGCAAAGCGGCAACGCGCGCGCTGGCAGAGGCACAGGGCGTTGCCATTTGCCCGGGGCGGACGACCACTGCCGATCCCGCCGCTGGCGCGGCGTTCGACGACATGGCCCTTCCACTGATTATCAAACCCAGCGCCCCCTATCTGATAGGCGGACGCGAAGCGAAAGCCAGCGTGCGGATGATCAAAGATCGCGCAGCGCTCGTGCCGACTCTCGCCGAAATGGCGGGGCGCGAAATTGTCGTCGAGGAATTTTTCGATGGCGAGGGCGTCGGCCTGTCGGTGCTGGCCGAAGAAGGCGCGATCCGCCTCGCCTGGCAACATCGGCGGCTAGCGCAATCAAGCGCCACGGGCCGTAGCTCGCGGCGGGTCGGCGAACCCCCTTCCCCTGTGCTGCAGCGCGATGTCGAGCGATTGTGCAGGGCTACCCGGCTGACGGGCGTTGCCATGTTTGAGTTTCGGCAAAACCGCCGCAGCGGAGCGCATGTGCTGTTGGAGGTTAATCCGCGTTTCTGGGGCTCGCTGCCGCTGGCGCTCGCGGCCGGCGCGGATTTTCCCTTGATGCTGTGGCGGCTTTGGACAGGACAAGGCGCAGCTGCCGACCCCGGTTCCTTTGACTACCGAATAAGGAAAAGCAGCCTGCTCGCCGAAGTCGACCGACTGTCGGAAGAAGGCGGCGGTGTGGCAGGCGCGCTGCGCAAGGGAGGCGGCACCGCTTTGCTGTTGTTAAAGGCGCTGTTCCGCCCCGCACAATTTGATGGCTGGACCCGCGACGACCCCGCACCGCACCGGGTGGAGACCGCGCGGATAATAGGACGCTTGAAGGAAGCCATCCTGCGGCGGCTTCGATATATTTGGTCATGA
- a CDS encoding tetratricopeptide repeat protein — MSRVVKVGRNAACPCESGAKYKHCCGRLDGEPDFAARLDAAMYRSMNDDGDERQAAVDELRRLRALPTIDGAERQSAEILLVQALQRIGDHHGALALLKELGPAKNKTDAAMRMYWRARSFERLARFEEAAATFDKVLPKLRAHVPEQCHYYLIEIGRAYLMVDRVQDAVSVWREAADVFEARGDDEEHLQRVRANLGVALLRSVDPDEVAEGERILYETSDAKALLGDAEGLSNNYSTLSLHYMRLGRWERAIAFARRDLRLTRLIGDAHQLTATLGNLAVIYIKTLQLSSARRCLLEARDIGTRLGHDHTLRMVEANLAAAAEAGREAGKRGITVGEAAPCACDSGKIFKDCCGRADFEPDTPLINFDETPSSEGLVFRHARSRGDRGRLDTLLAPGPTDRFSWTTAEGHDGWMSVSELPDVANYHLKAARSMAAAATDAGLTRFDEPLAACVLSVCGAEAFINTLCFFIDETAKGTGADASSRLGIAAAIVGEPLAYQRGTELTLKWAAIGAALAGPEWIAPDAWRAFTTLVSIRNELVHFKAAEFEQVSPAPKHLHEILRRLPPEVELRDVPHSWPARLLSASFARWSVATVDALLAALKEGYAKADE; from the coding sequence ATGTCGCGCGTCGTGAAGGTCGGTCGGAACGCCGCCTGCCCCTGTGAGAGCGGGGCGAAGTACAAGCATTGCTGCGGAAGACTTGATGGTGAGCCGGATTTTGCGGCCCGCCTCGACGCCGCGATGTATCGATCGATGAACGACGACGGCGATGAGCGGCAAGCGGCGGTGGACGAGCTTCGGCGCCTGCGCGCGCTGCCTACCATCGATGGCGCCGAGCGTCAAAGCGCCGAGATTCTTCTTGTTCAGGCTCTACAGCGGATCGGCGATCATCATGGTGCACTCGCCCTGCTGAAGGAACTCGGTCCGGCAAAGAATAAGACTGATGCTGCAATGCGCATGTACTGGCGGGCGCGGTCCTTCGAGCGGCTCGCACGCTTCGAGGAGGCGGCGGCGACGTTCGATAAAGTCCTCCCGAAGCTGCGTGCGCATGTGCCCGAGCAATGTCACTATTATCTCATTGAGATCGGACGTGCCTATCTGATGGTCGACCGCGTTCAGGACGCCGTTAGCGTGTGGCGGGAAGCCGCCGACGTCTTCGAAGCACGCGGTGATGACGAGGAGCATCTGCAGCGCGTGCGCGCCAATCTCGGTGTCGCACTGCTGCGGTCCGTCGATCCCGATGAGGTCGCCGAGGGCGAGCGCATTCTGTACGAGACCTCCGACGCGAAGGCGCTCCTGGGTGATGCCGAGGGTCTGTCGAACAATTATTCGACGCTGAGCCTCCATTATATGCGTCTTGGCCGCTGGGAGCGCGCGATTGCCTTTGCTCGCCGTGATCTCCGGCTGACCCGCCTCATCGGTGATGCCCACCAGCTTACGGCCACGCTCGGCAACCTTGCGGTTATCTATATCAAGACCCTCCAGCTCTCGTCCGCACGGCGATGTCTGCTCGAAGCGCGCGATATCGGCACCCGTCTCGGCCACGACCATACACTCCGCATGGTCGAGGCGAATCTCGCCGCCGCCGCCGAGGCAGGCCGCGAGGCGGGCAAGCGGGGCATCACCGTAGGCGAGGCGGCGCCATGCGCGTGCGACAGCGGCAAGATTTTCAAGGATTGCTGCGGCCGTGCAGATTTCGAGCCAGATACGCCGCTGATCAATTTCGACGAAACGCCGAGCTCGGAAGGCCTCGTCTTTCGTCACGCGCGGTCGCGCGGTGACCGGGGGCGGCTCGACACGCTCCTGGCTCCCGGCCCGACCGATCGGTTCAGTTGGACCACCGCCGAAGGCCATGACGGCTGGATGAGCGTGTCGGAGCTCCCCGACGTCGCAAACTATCATCTGAAGGCCGCGCGGAGCATGGCGGCCGCGGCGACCGATGCCGGCCTCACGCGTTTCGACGAGCCGCTCGCCGCCTGTGTCCTCTCGGTTTGCGGAGCGGAGGCCTTCATCAACACGCTCTGTTTCTTCATCGACGAAACCGCAAAAGGCACCGGGGCCGATGCGTCGTCGCGTCTCGGCATTGCCGCCGCCATCGTTGGCGAGCCACTCGCCTACCAGCGCGGCACCGAACTCACGCTCAAATGGGCCGCCATTGGCGCGGCACTTGCCGGGCCTGAATGGATCGCACCGGACGCGTGGCGCGCGTTCACGACGCTGGTCTCGATCCGCAACGAACTCGTCCATTTCAAGGCGGCCGAGTTCGAGCAGGTCTCGCCGGCGCCAAAGCATCTACATGAAATCTTGCGGCGCCTACCGCCCGAGGTGGAGCTTCGCGACGTACCGCATAGCTGGCCCGCGCGCCTCCTGAGCGCATCGTTCGCGCGCTGGTCGGTCGCTACAGTCGATGCCCTGCTCGCTGCACTGAAGGAGGGCTATGCCAAAGCAGACGAATAG
- a CDS encoding BglII/BstYI family type II restriction endonuclease: protein MKVSLHSHCAGSERIPPHILDDVLAAAAAVEVRIERGAAPRIRDHFVAALRSRGWSSEVTVSRGSDMSITSMRENVGLCLQTGNMARMYADLMKLQTMYLDDAIQGAVFVLPSQPVALAMGDNIAQAARLERELEIFRKVYYVPTLIVALE, encoded by the coding sequence ATGAAGGTTTCGCTGCACAGTCACTGCGCCGGTTCGGAACGCATCCCGCCCCACATATTGGATGACGTCCTCGCGGCGGCAGCGGCGGTCGAGGTTCGTATTGAACGCGGTGCGGCCCCGCGCATTCGGGATCATTTCGTCGCGGCGCTTCGGTCGAGAGGCTGGTCGAGCGAAGTGACTGTCTCGCGCGGGTCCGACATGAGCATCACCTCGATGCGCGAGAATGTCGGCCTCTGTCTTCAGACCGGTAATATGGCGCGTATGTACGCGGATTTGATGAAGCTGCAGACGATGTATCTCGACGATGCCATCCAGGGCGCGGTTTTCGTTCTGCCATCCCAGCCCGTCGCATTAGCGATGGGCGACAATATCGCGCAAGCCGCGCGGCTCGAGCGCGAGCTCGAGATTTTTCGCAAGGTCTATTATGTTCCGACGCTGATCGTCGCACTGGAGTGA
- a CDS encoding DEAD/DEAH box helicase produces the protein MLNIAYRAKDGRAVFTWEAGESVSTWTAMLTRVAYDASQDATLEGVAGFSLPWWAFVGSRDQFLQVFRANGLKLGTGLFITPEATALLQQSQRAAASYRAASGAAPLSLDALKASLENSGFGRSLSEHQGANVARLAALPAAATFSVPGAGKTTEALAFFTLRAQLGDRLLVIAPKNAFAAWDEQIQECLGDTAGSFVRLRGGRDRIQASLADDPPLMLMTYQQLPRVQDLIAQHLARYRTFVFLDESHRIKSGVSGASGRSIIELSHLPVGKLIMSGTPMPQSVSDLLPQFQFLYPEVRAEEATVVDLVRPIHVRTNKRQLDLPEVTRNLISLPMAPVQQELYELMRLEVAREASVVLDAQGKQTFRALGRSVSRLLQFVSNPSLLAAQIGFAHHDLLAAVLAEGEGPKLDYVLRRARQLSRQGHKVLIWSSFVRNVEYMASRLADLGAVYIHGGVDAGDEDDADTREGKIKAFHDDETVRVMVANPAAASEGISLHRVCHHAIYLDRTFNAAHYLQSEDRIHRFGLGKDEETIIEIVECAGTVDETVRTRLGFKIGEMAKALDDSSLAPDPIPIDPVQVGTADVEDYVTGLQVDDIRAIAADLGSPK, from the coding sequence GTGCTTAATATTGCTTATCGCGCGAAGGATGGCCGGGCCGTCTTTACCTGGGAAGCGGGTGAGAGCGTCAGCACCTGGACGGCAATGCTCACACGGGTCGCCTATGACGCGAGCCAGGACGCGACGCTCGAAGGCGTTGCAGGCTTTTCCCTCCCTTGGTGGGCTTTCGTCGGGTCCCGGGACCAGTTCCTGCAGGTATTTCGCGCCAACGGACTGAAGCTCGGAACTGGCCTCTTCATCACCCCTGAAGCCACGGCCCTTTTGCAGCAATCCCAACGGGCAGCTGCAAGTTACCGAGCCGCGTCGGGCGCCGCACCATTGTCTCTCGACGCGCTGAAAGCCTCGCTCGAAAACTCGGGCTTCGGCCGCTCCCTTTCCGAACACCAGGGCGCGAATGTGGCGCGCCTCGCCGCCTTGCCGGCGGCCGCGACCTTTTCGGTGCCAGGCGCCGGGAAGACAACCGAAGCGCTTGCCTTTTTCACCCTTCGCGCACAGCTAGGCGATCGGTTGCTCGTGATCGCGCCGAAAAATGCCTTCGCGGCATGGGATGAACAGATTCAGGAGTGCCTGGGGGACACCGCTGGTAGCTTTGTCCGTCTTCGCGGCGGACGCGACCGCATACAAGCAAGTCTTGCGGACGACCCGCCGCTGATGCTGATGACCTATCAGCAGCTTCCGCGGGTCCAGGATTTGATTGCGCAGCATCTGGCCCGCTATCGAACCTTTGTGTTTCTGGATGAAAGTCACCGTATCAAGTCGGGTGTGAGCGGCGCGAGTGGACGCTCGATTATAGAGCTATCCCATCTGCCGGTCGGCAAGCTGATCATGAGCGGTACGCCAATGCCCCAGTCGGTTAGCGACCTGCTCCCTCAGTTCCAGTTTCTCTATCCCGAGGTCCGGGCCGAGGAAGCGACTGTTGTCGATCTGGTGCGGCCGATCCATGTGCGAACCAACAAGAGGCAGCTTGATCTTCCCGAGGTCACTCGCAATCTCATCTCCTTGCCGATGGCACCGGTCCAGCAAGAGCTTTACGAGCTGATGCGTCTGGAAGTGGCGCGGGAGGCTTCGGTCGTGCTCGATGCCCAAGGCAAGCAGACTTTCAGGGCCCTCGGCCGCTCCGTGTCCCGCCTGCTTCAGTTCGTCTCCAACCCCTCGCTTCTCGCCGCCCAGATCGGCTTTGCTCACCACGACCTTCTCGCGGCCGTGCTCGCGGAGGGGGAAGGTCCCAAGCTCGACTATGTGCTCCGGCGGGCGCGCCAGCTTTCACGCCAGGGGCACAAGGTGCTGATCTGGTCGTCCTTCGTCCGCAATGTCGAATATATGGCCTCACGGTTGGCGGACCTCGGCGCGGTCTACATCCACGGCGGGGTGGACGCTGGCGACGAAGACGATGCCGACACTCGCGAAGGCAAGATCAAGGCGTTCCACGACGATGAAACCGTCCGCGTGATGGTGGCCAATCCGGCGGCGGCCAGCGAGGGGATCAGCCTCCACCGCGTCTGCCACCACGCAATCTATCTGGACCGCACGTTCAACGCTGCACATTATCTTCAGTCGGAAGACCGGATTCACCGGTTCGGCTTGGGGAAGGACGAGGAAACGATCATCGAAATCGTCGAGTGCGCCGGAACAGTTGATGAAACCGTCCGCACCCGGCTTGGGTTCAAGATCGGGGAGATGGCCAAGGCGCTCGATGACTCGTCGCTTGCTCCAGATCCCATTCCGATTGATCCCGTCCAGGTCGGCACCGCGGATGTCGAGGATTATGTGACCGGCCTCCAGGTAGATGACATCCGGGCGATCGCTGCGGATCTCGGTTCGCCGAAGTGA
- a CDS encoding DUF3883 domain-containing protein, with protein sequence MTLALSPGLAQAGIALLDLLQRRPLSAADLLSGLPKVGGMSSASALSLAEALAWLDINEAGELQASAAGVQVCDADGYEAALRSILLHYVDTQNPDWLQNATFGRSRVLNFCPVGVRQVFVEAGLAGALDDEVVAFWDWLAAIARGLQKDQLVSIGREGERLTLIHEEARTGAKPRWIAIDSNQDGYDVLSVRATDDRAFLSIEVKASRSGRNGSLHLTRHEWEIALDRPFHLFHLWDLSCAPPRLASVGMDEMAAHVPIDAGAGGWEKVEVPFKAFESLFGPALI encoded by the coding sequence GTGACGCTCGCCCTGTCGCCCGGCCTGGCTCAGGCGGGCATTGCCCTTCTCGACCTGCTGCAAAGGCGGCCCCTGTCGGCAGCAGACCTGCTTTCCGGCCTTCCCAAGGTCGGCGGCATGTCGTCGGCCTCCGCCCTATCTCTGGCGGAAGCTCTGGCTTGGCTGGACATAAATGAAGCGGGTGAGTTACAGGCGTCAGCGGCGGGAGTGCAGGTCTGCGACGCCGACGGGTATGAAGCCGCCTTGCGCTCTATCCTGCTGCATTATGTCGACACCCAAAATCCCGATTGGCTTCAGAATGCGACCTTCGGCCGTTCCCGGGTTTTAAACTTCTGCCCCGTCGGTGTGCGCCAAGTCTTCGTCGAGGCAGGCCTGGCCGGCGCGCTGGACGACGAGGTGGTCGCCTTCTGGGACTGGCTCGCAGCGATTGCCCGAGGACTTCAGAAGGATCAGCTCGTCAGCATCGGGCGCGAAGGGGAGCGATTGACCCTGATCCATGAAGAGGCTCGCACCGGAGCCAAGCCCCGCTGGATAGCAATTGACAGCAATCAGGACGGCTACGACGTTCTTTCGGTCAGGGCGACAGACGATCGCGCCTTTCTCTCTATCGAGGTCAAGGCCAGCCGCAGTGGGAGGAATGGGTCGCTGCACCTCACCCGCCACGAATGGGAGATCGCACTCGATCGCCCCTTTCATCTGTTTCACCTCTGGGATTTGTCGTGCGCCCCGCCAAGGCTTGCGAGTGTCGGAATGGACGAAATGGCGGCGCATGTTCCAATTGACGCCGGTGCCGGGGGTTGGGAAAAGGTCGAGGTCCCGTTTAAAGCCTTTGAAAGCCTTTTCGGTCCGGCTCTGATCTGA
- a CDS encoding DNA cytosine methyltransferase, whose protein sequence is MRAIDLYAGIGGWSLGLRLAGVEVVASYEWWQPAVDTHNGNHGGALKPTDVRQLQVDDLPPDIDLVVGSPPCTEFSYSNRGGGGDLDEGLKDLVRFLEVVAHVKPRFWALENVPRVAKVLERGMADPDHPLYRFRNLGMQIEIIDFSDYGTPQSRRRCIAGNIPFELIKAYQPRLPRRTLGDVVSAIAADETIVDPVWGCALATATVTERENEGVLNAEELRMNREAKTYHPVYNNMAFPDGMDLPARTVTATCTRVSRESIVIGDSVQGFRRLSIRERACLQGFPITYQFYARSFPEKAKMVGNAIPPTFTYLVARACQGVSADDLLPYASAGSYLRPPEMAAPVTPPTAQGRTYPAGRSFRAALPGLRFKSGMRFELANGRGRERDWQVRFFFGPSIDIREITLDGELLRELRSSPLIRTMMMALGVEFARIEQILQTSTPDDLQAAWSHRAGGLRPYQVTDFLGELADRVHERLRSASIDDQHAVIGYVMEAAAEGEVGDSIPGSKKLTTHALAILSGLLVGAWFNTLPWHRLEKSAA, encoded by the coding sequence ATGCGAGCAATTGATCTCTACGCCGGCATCGGAGGATGGAGCCTCGGGCTGCGTTTGGCCGGCGTCGAGGTCGTTGCCTCTTATGAGTGGTGGCAGCCGGCGGTCGATACGCATAATGGCAATCACGGCGGCGCTCTGAAGCCGACCGACGTTCGCCAGTTGCAGGTCGATGATTTGCCGCCGGATATCGATCTGGTCGTCGGCAGCCCGCCCTGCACCGAATTTTCCTATTCGAACCGCGGCGGCGGCGGCGACCTCGACGAGGGGCTGAAGGACCTCGTGCGGTTTCTGGAAGTCGTCGCACATGTGAAGCCGAGGTTCTGGGCGCTGGAGAATGTGCCGCGCGTGGCGAAGGTGCTCGAGCGAGGCATGGCCGATCCGGACCATCCGCTTTATCGGTTCCGCAACCTCGGCATGCAAATCGAGATCATCGACTTCTCCGATTACGGGACGCCGCAGTCGCGCCGGCGCTGCATCGCGGGAAATATCCCATTCGAACTGATCAAAGCTTACCAGCCGCGCCTGCCGCGGCGGACCCTCGGCGATGTTGTTTCAGCAATCGCGGCTGACGAGACTATCGTCGATCCCGTCTGGGGTTGCGCGCTGGCGACGGCGACGGTGACGGAGCGGGAAAACGAAGGCGTCCTCAACGCGGAAGAGCTTCGCATGAACCGGGAGGCCAAGACCTATCATCCGGTTTACAACAACATGGCCTTCCCCGACGGGATGGATTTGCCGGCCCGGACCGTTACAGCGACCTGCACCCGCGTGTCGCGCGAAAGCATCGTCATCGGCGATAGCGTCCAAGGCTTCCGCCGGCTGAGCATCCGGGAACGCGCCTGCCTTCAGGGCTTCCCGATCACCTACCAATTCTATGCTCGCTCCTTCCCGGAAAAGGCAAAGATGGTCGGCAACGCCATTCCGCCTACCTTCACCTATCTGGTCGCACGGGCGTGCCAGGGGGTCTCGGCTGATGACTTGCTCCCATATGCGAGCGCCGGCTCGTACCTGCGGCCGCCCGAGATGGCGGCACCGGTGACTCCGCCGACGGCGCAAGGGCGCACCTACCCCGCCGGGCGCAGTTTCCGGGCCGCTTTGCCTGGCCTGCGTTTCAAGAGCGGCATGAGGTTCGAGCTTGCCAACGGACGCGGGCGGGAGCGAGACTGGCAAGTGCGATTTTTCTTCGGGCCATCGATCGATATTCGTGAGATCACCCTCGATGGCGAACTGCTTCGCGAGCTCCGCAGTTCGCCGTTGATCCGGACCATGATGATGGCGCTGGGCGTCGAATTCGCTAGGATCGAACAAATTTTGCAGACGAGCACCCCAGATGATCTCCAGGCGGCGTGGTCGCACCGGGCTGGCGGGCTTCGCCCCTATCAGGTCACGGATTTTCTGGGCGAACTGGCCGACAGGGTCCACGAGCGGCTCCGCTCCGCCTCGATCGATGACCAGCATGCGGTTATCGGCTATGTCATGGAGGCAGCGGCCGAGGGCGAGGTAGGCGACAGCATCCCGGGATCGAAAAAACTCACGACCCATGCGCTCGCAATCCTGAGCGGGTTGCTGGTCGGCGCTTGGTTTAACACCTTGCCCTGGCATCGCCTTGAGAAGTCCGCGGCCTAG
- a CDS encoding DUF6118 family protein, with translation MSDTDPENIALDAAFDRLSGRIHTLTAAFDRFGLRQDELVGRDYSEDLARIDQTWKKAREVFQNLAARPAMTLTPEVIADQIEVAGRRVREADHARWQSAQNQLEAVARSLEQRLGAARTRDEQNKWIGVGAGIAAILAFFAGCTIPSAVSRAAPESWHWPEKRAASQLSRDMWSAGVRMMQVADPDSWNGLARSARLYDENRTAITACEEQAQRRKKAVTCSIGVSPKVAP, from the coding sequence ATGAGTGACACCGACCCCGAGAACATCGCCCTCGACGCAGCCTTCGACCGGCTCTCGGGGCGCATCCACACGCTGACCGCGGCGTTCGACCGGTTCGGCCTTCGCCAGGACGAACTCGTGGGGCGCGACTATAGCGAGGATCTCGCGCGGATCGATCAAACTTGGAAGAAAGCGCGCGAGGTCTTCCAGAACCTTGCGGCCCGACCCGCGATGACACTGACGCCCGAGGTGATCGCCGACCAGATCGAAGTGGCGGGGCGGCGCGTTCGTGAAGCCGATCATGCCCGGTGGCAAAGCGCGCAGAATCAGCTCGAAGCGGTAGCCCGTTCTCTTGAGCAGAGGCTCGGCGCGGCGCGGACCCGCGACGAGCAGAACAAATGGATCGGCGTTGGCGCCGGGATCGCGGCCATTCTTGCCTTCTTCGCAGGGTGCACCATTCCGTCGGCGGTGAGCCGGGCAGCTCCCGAGAGCTGGCACTGGCCCGAGAAGCGCGCAGCGAGTCAGTTATCGCGTGATATGTGGAGTGCGGGCGTTCGGATGATGCAGGTCGCCGACCCCGACAGCTGGAACGGGCTGGCCAGAAGCGCGCGTCTTTATGACGAGAACCGGACCGCCATCACCGCGTGTGAGGAGCAGGCGCAGCGCCGCAAGAAGGCGGTAACCTGCTCCATTGGCGTGTCACCGAAGGTAGCGCCTTAG